The following proteins are encoded in a genomic region of Coleofasciculus chthonoplastes PCC 7420:
- a CDS encoding DUF928 domain-containing protein, translated as MKYSCYPFFVQSFNLQLLRICILSLSLLVTPTALAEYVAPADQKPPTDYTTSSGPRGGCEGDGIPLTALAPKTHVGATLSTHPTLAWFVPDAIIKPMEFRLYEYDAQGKPQPVGQPIQLQSSPGIMRLSLAREQLKLTVGKTYLWQVVILCDPDSPSSDLIVRSDIQVVETPLAFAQQLAQVNTGSEKVELYAGAGFWYDAMGEALQLAPPWQLGEVAASLLRDLVNLEPDETRPEIYTAELELIENTRSILRATDSRKERQK; from the coding sequence GTGAAATATTCCTGTTACCCATTTTTTGTCCAATCCTTTAATCTTCAATTATTAAGAATTTGTATTTTAAGTTTATCCCTACTTGTGACGCCGACAGCTTTAGCTGAATACGTGGCACCTGCCGATCAGAAACCACCCACTGATTATACAACGTCATCGGGTCCAAGGGGCGGATGCGAAGGTGACGGAATACCCCTAACTGCCCTTGCCCCTAAAACTCATGTGGGGGCAACCCTGTCTACCCATCCCACCTTGGCTTGGTTTGTCCCTGACGCGATAATTAAACCGATGGAATTTAGACTCTATGAGTATGATGCTCAGGGTAAACCTCAACCTGTGGGTCAGCCAATTCAGTTACAGAGTTCACCAGGAATTATGAGGTTATCCCTGGCAAGGGAGCAGTTAAAATTAACGGTGGGGAAGACCTATCTTTGGCAAGTGGTGATTCTTTGTGATCCGGATAGCCCTTCTAGCGATTTAATTGTCAGATCAGATATTCAAGTGGTGGAAACGCCATTGGCTTTTGCACAGCAACTTGCTCAGGTTAATACCGGTTCGGAGAAAGTTGAACTCTATGCTGGGGCAGGGTTTTGGTACGATGCTATGGGTGAGGCATTACAGCTTGCTCCTCCCTGGCAATTAGGAGAAGTGGCTGCATCTCTGTTGAGAGATCTGGTGAATTTGGAACCCGACGAAACCCGTCCAGAAATCTATACAGCGGAGTTAGAATTGATTGAAAATACGAGGTCAATTCTTCGGGCAACAGATTCTAGGAAAGAGCGGCAAAAATAA